In the genome of Geotrypetes seraphini chromosome 16, aGeoSer1.1, whole genome shotgun sequence, one region contains:
- the LOC117349669 gene encoding olfactory receptor 146-like, which produces MVSLYSTSQNPMEEANLTTVTEFIILGFPEFPELQIPLFLFFSLIYLIILMGNLTIITVTCLEPCLHTPMYFFLCNLSFLDIFSVSVTFPKLLDIFLRKNHHISANGCFTQMYFFLSLASIELMILSVMAFDRYVAICQPLSYHLIMNQKVCVIMSTGTSILGFLTPTPHVIFLSRFSFCESNVINHFLCDYSALLKLSCSSTSTLECIVYILSALIPFPCFIATLTSYVYIISTILRIRSTQGRHKAFSTCSSHLTVVGLFYLTLFCIYLRPPSMQSMEQNKIISVLHHTLIPMFNPLIYSLKNKDVKRSLRKVLYHKL; this is translated from the coding sequence ATGGTTTCTCTTTACAGTACATCTCAGAATCCAATggaagaggcaaatcttactacaGTGACGGAATTTATCATTTTGGGGTTTCCTGAATTTCCAGAGCTGCAAATACccctgtttctctttttttccctaatTTATCTGATCATCCTGATGGGGAACCTCACTATCATCACTGTTACATGTCTTGAGCCATGCTTACACACCCCCATGTACTTTTTCCTCTGCAACCTTTCCTTCCTGGATATCTTTTCTGTCTCGGTCACTTTCCCCAAACTGCTGGATATTTTCCTCAGAAAGAATCATCACATTTCTGCAAATGGATGTTTTACACAgatgtatttttttctgtctctggcCTCCATAGAGCTTATGATCCTTTCAGTCATGGCCTTTGACCGCTATGTTGCGATATGCCAACCCCTAAGTTACCATTTGATTATGAATCAGAAAGTCTGTGTTATAATGAGCACAGGGACCTCCATTTTAGGGTTTTTGACACCCACACCCCATGTTATTTTTCTGTCTCGGTTTTCATTTTGTGAATCCAACGTGATTAATCATTTCTTATGTGATTATTCAGCGCTCCTAAAGCTTTCTTGTAGCAGCACTTCAACTCTTGAATGCATAGTCTATATTTTGAGTGCTCTGATACCGTTCCCTTGTTTTATCGCAACCCTCACATCGTATGTTTACATCATCTCCACCATCCTAAGGATCCGTTCTACACAGGGGAGACataaagccttctccacctgctcCTCCCATCTCACAGTAGTAGGTCTGTTCTATTTGACATTATTCTGTATCTATCTGAGACCACCATCCATGCAGTCAATGGAGCAAAACAAAATTATTTCTGTGTTGCATCATACTTTAATTCCTATGTTTAACCCTCTGATTTATAGTCTGAAAAACAAAGATGTAAAAAGGTCCCTCAGAAAAGTTTTGTACCACAAGTTATAG